From the Tribolium castaneum strain GA2 chromosome 2, icTriCast1.1, whole genome shotgun sequence genome, one window contains:
- the srl gene encoding uncharacterized protein srl, protein MDTGLLNLEEHFSTYYVCEPDEQSCSDDNNRSYFNEWEDERELNGDIGLIPEPSSFCGSLKGMSDITDSPPSLLFQKMIDWSTSIYVDGVDAFPPEEAVSHHFTDQDVEQKLQTNLATSELSSCFNDKDVNNFDLAKYINESAFTDSRKVKSVGKKIDKQAQKYIIEDKDDNFDTSDEVDVETVFEGASLPVLEANDAFSLLEQFEASEKPPLANAKHNENLSSDFGFSSSLVNNLEMDVNHISSSSIEIFDKIPKAPIDIFDEDVNLFEDDSQTVKESPQTEILDKPKEQEKSKDEEVKTKQEAKTTKPQPSESNTSHNYTKNKQILDALPQELIARINESGKRKTITVIPPIPAKKRGASRSTESVSIHRNKIVKVAVNEQVHFDHDYCATPSPYPKEPQKDSGFQSSEEDDRSVIRNQPTVKTADGKLMVSLLKVNTIRSNNHNQKKKLNLEEYKKRRLINSNATSQSNSPASSTCSSPLPEDENLKRLKHQEKLMKMAADLLNTPAKSTKTDVALPALKPVVQNPPPQRIVVPQKITPPPDLEVKTYVSIGTNTDISSINCNKTILASTQQLEEIKPLLQKVSNKINSNSFITSLIENIPKVKTKTTAFVKSENQEVVREDKIIHYLKKDREPVKTVSVGSQTDFDEGVGDDMESRYRRRIDRSPSVSSSGSSRTRHRRRRSSSSSSRSSHSSYSSSSSSTSSRSSRSRSRSISPKRQRQYSAERLREVEERRVIYVGRITKGTTKEDLRRRFITFGPITNVSLHFRDYGDNYGFVTFANKEDAYEAVEHGNDGHVYPKYDLSFGGRRIFCKTSYSDLDNMREDDYNYYTSRAPENSFDALLRAAQEKIRKRKP, encoded by the exons GTGGACGGTGTCGATGCCTTTCCTCCGGAAGAGGCGGTCTCGCATCATTTTACGGATCAAGACGTCGAACAAAAGTTACAAACAAATTTAGCTACTAGCGAATTATCTAGTTGTTTTAATGATAAagatgtaaataattttgatttagcGAAATACATTAACGAATCTGCATTCACCGACAGCAGAAAAGTTAAATCAGTgggcaaaaaaattgataaacaagcccaaaaatacataattgaAGATAAAGACGATAATTTTGATACGAGTGATGAAGTTGATGTTGAAACTGTATTTGAAGGTGCTAGTCTTCCGGTATTAGAGGCGAACGATGCTTTCAGTCTTCTAGAACAATTCGAAGCATCCGAAAAGCCTCCTCTAGCCAATGCTAAACACAACGAGAATCTGAGTAGTGATTTTGGATTTAGTAGTAGTTTAGTCAATAACCTAGAAATGGATGTTAATCACATTTCAAGTAGCTCGATTGAGATATTCGATAAAATTCCAAAAGCTCCCATCGATATCTTTGATGAggatgttaatttatttgaggATGATTCGCAAACTGTTAAAGAGTCTCCTCAAACAGAAATTTTGGATAAGCCTAAAGAACAAGAAAAAAGTAAGGATGAAGAAGTTAAAACcaagcaagaagccaaaacTACGAAACCACAACCTTCGGAATCAAACACTTCGcataattacactaaaaataaacagataTTAGACGCACTACCTCAAGAGTTGATTGCGCGAATCAACGAATCAGGGAAACGCAAAACCATAACTGTTATTCCCCCGATTCCTGCTAAAAAACGGGGCGCTTCGCGATCTACTGAATCAGTATCAATTCACCGTAACAAGATTGTAAAAGTGGCCGTTAACGAACAAGTACATTTTGACCATGATTATTGTGCCACGCCATCTCCCTACCCCAAGGAACCCCAAAAAGACTCAGGTTTTCAGTCATCGGAAGAGGATGACCGTTCTGTAATAAGAAACCAACCGACTGTTAAAACAGCCGATGGTAAACTCATGGTGTCGCTTCTCAAAGTGAACACAATACGTAGCAATAATCACAATcagaagaaaaaattgaatctGGAAGAGTACAAAAAGAGGCGTTTGATTAATTCCAATGCAACGTCTCAGAGTAACTCTCCTGCTAGTAGTACATGCAGTTCCCCCTTGCCTGAAGACGAGAATTTGAAACGTCTGAAACACCAAGAGAAGTTGATGAAAATGGCCGCTGATTTGTTAAATACTCCggcaaaatcaacaaaaaccGACGTTGCTCTTCCTGCTCTTAAACCAGTAGTTCAGAATCCTCCACCTCAGAGAATTGTCGTTCCGCAGAAAATAACACCTCCTCCAGACCTAGAAGTGAAGACGTATGTCAGTATTGGCACCAATACGGATATTTCCAGTATCAACTGTAATAAAACGATTCTCGCGTCCACACAACAATTGGAAGAGATCAAGCCGTTGTTGCAGAAAGTtagcaataaaattaatagcaATTCGTTTATTACATCGCTTATAGAAAATATCCCGAAAGTTAAGACAAAAACTACAGCGTTTGTTAAGTCGGAAAATCAGGAGGTGGTTCGAGAAGATAAGATCATTCATTATTTGAAGAAAGACAGAGAGCCGGTTAAAACGGTCAGTGTAGGGTCGCAAACCGATTTTGATGAAGGGGTAGGGGATGATATGGAATCGAGGTACAGGCGAAGGATAGATAGGAGCCCGAGTGTTTCGTCCAGTGGGAGTTCACGGACTCGACATCGcag AAGACGCAGTAGTTCGAGTTCTTCACGTAGTTCACATAGTTCATATTCCTCATCATCATCATCCACTTCTTCTAG ATCGTCTCGTTCACGATCGAGATCCATTTCTCCGAAACGTCAACGGCAATACAGCGCCGAACGTTTAAGAGAAGTTGAAGAACGTAGAGTTATTTATGTGGGCCGTATCACGAAAGGTACCACAAAAGAGGATTTACGGAGGCGATTCATTACGTTCGGACCCATTACGAACGTTAGTCTCCATTTCCGAGACTATGG ggATAATTACGGATTTGTGACTTTTGCGAACAAGGAAGACGCCTATGAAGCTGTAGAGCATGGCAATGACGGCCATGTTTACCCCAAGTATGATTTGAGTTTTGGTGGTCGAAGgatattttgcaaaacttcCTATTCTGATTTAG ataatatGCGGGAAGAcgattataattattacactTCTCGCGCTCCTGAAAATTCGTTCGATGCTTTGTTGAGGGCAGCACAAGAGAAAATACGTAAACGGAAGCCTTGA